In the bacterium genome, one interval contains:
- a CDS encoding response regulator, with the protein MARILVVDDDAQIRGVIRGMLETMGHEVHEVSDGMHATVAYREKPADLVITDIYMPDKEGLELILELRTEFPDVKIVAVSGGGGAFDLEPLETAQNLGVCATLNKPFRSEELGKLVERVLKS; encoded by the coding sequence ATGGCCCGAATCCTTGTCGTCGACGATGATGCGCAGATCCGTGGAGTCATCCGCGGGATGCTCGAAACTATGGGCCACGAGGTGCACGAGGTTTCCGACGGAATGCACGCGACGGTCGCCTACCGTGAGAAACCGGCGGATCTCGTGATCACCGATATCTACATGCCCGACAAAGAGGGCCTGGAACTCATCCTCGAACTTCGCACCGAGTTTCCGGACGTCAAGATCGTGGCAGTCTCGGGAGGCGGCGGCGCCTTCGATCTGGAGCCTCTCGAGACCGCCCAGAATCTGGGCGTGTGCGCCACCTTGAACAAACCCTTCCGCTCTGAAGAGTTGGGCAAACTCGTCGAGCGGGTACTGAAGAGTTAG
- a CDS encoding nuclear transport factor 2 family protein, with product MNSFPREEMEEMTRRWVAANTEAGRTGDWSKMSAFYTEDALYTWNNGSGWEFAARNRQEIQDWVFGSEMEGLEHWSYPYVRTLIDDQKGEILGIWRQIAPEKDPEGKPYEIAGTGGSWFRYAGDFKWSWQRDFFDHMNAGAVFGAMAKNNQLTPKMLERMKKGSDMPGWIRRSEIDWYETISDRED from the coding sequence ATGAATTCCTTCCCACGCGAAGAAATGGAAGAGATGACGCGGCGCTGGGTCGCCGCAAATACTGAAGCCGGTCGCACGGGTGACTGGTCGAAGATGTCCGCCTTCTACACCGAAGACGCCCTGTACACCTGGAACAATGGTTCGGGCTGGGAGTTCGCAGCGCGCAATCGCCAGGAAATCCAGGACTGGGTGTTTGGCTCCGAGATGGAGGGACTGGAGCACTGGTCCTACCCGTACGTTCGCACTCTGATCGACGACCAGAAGGGAGAGATCCTGGGCATCTGGCGTCAGATCGCGCCCGAGAAGGACCCCGAGGGCAAGCCCTACGAGATCGCCGGCACGGGCGGATCCTGGTTCCGCTATGCGGGCGACTTCAAGTGGAGCTGGCAACGCGACTTCTTCGACCACATGAACGCGGGCGCGGTCTTCGGCGCCATGGCGAAGAACAATCAGCTGACTCCGAAGATGCTGGAGCGCATGAAGAAGGGCTCCGATATGCCGGGCTGGATCCGGCGCTCGGAGATCGACTGGTACGAGACGATCAGCGATCGCGAGGACTGA
- a CDS encoding DUF3850 domain-containing protein, with the protein MEIHELKTWPDQFNAMRYRMKTADVRRNDRNF; encoded by the coding sequence ATGGAGATCCACGAACTCAAGACGTGGCCTGATCAGTTCAACGCCATGCGCTACCGGATGAAGACGGCCGACGTCCGGAGGAACGATCGGAACTTCTAG
- a CDS encoding DUF3261 domain-containing protein, with amino-acid sequence MKLLASGQVPGNFALRQRLRFRAADGTSGALEAVLQVHCGALVIVGLSPLGQRLFSITQRGYETQVQSFTTQPWPFAPDRVLLDVHRTYLYPVADPPLADGSHTVFLGSFAFVERWQDGRLVERTIPDRLGARMGSVVVSYKGGVAPREVPRRVHLRNGLHDYEIEVETLSRRELICPS; translated from the coding sequence GTGAAGCTGCTCGCGAGCGGCCAGGTTCCCGGGAACTTCGCCCTGCGCCAGCGCCTGCGCTTCCGGGCCGCCGACGGTACCAGTGGGGCGCTCGAAGCCGTGCTGCAGGTCCATTGCGGTGCGCTAGTGATCGTGGGCCTGTCTCCGCTCGGCCAGCGCCTCTTCTCCATCACCCAGCGCGGGTACGAGACGCAGGTGCAGTCTTTCACGACCCAGCCCTGGCCCTTTGCACCCGACCGCGTCCTGCTCGATGTGCATCGAACCTATCTCTACCCCGTGGCCGACCCGCCGCTCGCCGACGGCAGTCACACTGTGTTTCTGGGGAGCTTCGCTTTCGTCGAGCGTTGGCAGGACGGCCGGCTCGTCGAGCGCACGATCCCGGACCGCTTGGGGGCACGCATGGGCAGCGTGGTTGTGAGCTACAAAGGAGGCGTCGCACCGCGCGAGGTTCCTCGTCGGGTCCACCTTCGAAACGGGCTGCACGACTACGAGATCGAAGTGGAGACACTCTCGCGTCGGGAACTCATCTGTCCCAGCTAG
- a CDS encoding outer membrane lipoprotein carrier protein LolA, with amino-acid sequence MARSLSSALLVLLAFAVLIPEAPVRAASPLPGRETPLDLETLLADFARIPGLAARFHEEKHLALLVEPLETRGTIYFAPPGRLARHTEAPLRSTLLLDGEQLRYASDEDRGALDLAVHPMLGVFVDSFRMLLRGDLPGLQMNFVLELRSVGKPEGRRWELVLEPRAEALKRSLRVLQIFGQGRSVSRLRILERGGDETLMVFTDVDSQRVFTQRELDELFELPAP; translated from the coding sequence ATGGCACGTTCATTGTCCAGCGCTCTGCTCGTGCTGCTGGCGTTTGCCGTGTTGATCCCCGAGGCGCCCGTGCGCGCCGCGTCTCCGCTACCGGGTCGCGAGACCCCGCTCGATCTCGAGACGCTCCTCGCCGACTTCGCACGCATACCCGGGCTGGCGGCGCGTTTCCACGAAGAAAAACACCTCGCGCTGTTGGTCGAGCCGCTCGAGACACGCGGCACGATCTACTTCGCGCCACCGGGTCGGCTCGCGCGTCACACCGAGGCCCCGCTGCGCTCGACCCTGCTGCTGGACGGAGAGCAATTGCGCTACGCGTCCGACGAGGATCGCGGCGCGCTCGACCTCGCCGTGCATCCGATGCTGGGCGTATTCGTGGACAGCTTTCGGATGCTCCTCCGAGGCGATCTTCCAGGTCTGCAAATGAACTTTGTTCTGGAGCTTCGGAGCGTCGGGAAGCCGGAGGGCCGCCGCTGGGAGCTCGTGCTTGAGCCGCGGGCCGAAGCCTTGAAGCGGAGCCTGCGCGTGCTGCAGATTTTCGGCCAAGGTCGCTCCGTCTCGCGACTCCGGATCCTCGAGCGCGGCGGCGACGAGACACTGATGGTGTTCACGGACGTCGACAGCCAGCGCGTGTTCACACAACGCGAGCTCGACGAGCTGTTCGAGTTGCCCGCCCCGTGA
- a CDS encoding 1-acyl-sn-glycerol-3-phosphate acyltransferase — translation MSERCRNHERARDKETTPLPAPSRSGIGRRLERLWRVCGTAFMFAAFGVGAVILALVVVPLSGRLTRGEVRRDLLAQRWIQRSFALFVRLGVLIRVWKTSHHGMQHLAEGPSLVVANHPTLMDVVFLLAFMPQADCVVKRAAWSNPALRGIVRAAGYIPNDSSETLVEACADRLRAGRSVVLFPEGSRSPDCGLRSFRRGMAHIALRSGCRIVPVVIDCDPPALKKGQPWYALPNETFHYTFSVGSPTYAKDLVDADLAPSVAARRISSWMRNYFEARLNHGVT, via the coding sequence ATGAGCGAACGCTGCCGAAATCACGAGAGGGCAAGAGACAAGGAAACGACGCCCCTTCCGGCACCATCGCGGAGCGGCATCGGGCGGCGCCTGGAAAGGCTCTGGCGGGTCTGCGGAACGGCTTTCATGTTCGCAGCCTTCGGTGTCGGCGCCGTCATCTTGGCGCTTGTTGTAGTCCCGCTTTCGGGGCGACTGACGCGAGGCGAGGTACGCCGCGACCTGCTGGCGCAGCGCTGGATCCAGCGTTCCTTCGCACTGTTCGTGCGACTCGGTGTTCTGATTCGGGTCTGGAAGACGAGTCATCATGGCATGCAACATCTCGCCGAGGGCCCTAGCCTGGTTGTGGCTAATCACCCCACCCTCATGGACGTAGTATTTCTCCTCGCGTTCATGCCGCAGGCGGACTGTGTGGTGAAGCGCGCAGCTTGGAGCAACCCGGCCTTACGCGGCATCGTGCGGGCCGCCGGCTACATCCCGAACGATAGCAGTGAGACGCTGGTCGAGGCCTGCGCGGACCGCCTGCGCGCTGGGCGCTCCGTGGTCCTGTTCCCTGAGGGGTCCCGCTCGCCAGATTGCGGCCTCAGGAGCTTTCGGCGCGGCATGGCGCATATCGCTCTCCGCAGCGGCTGCCGGATCGTGCCGGTCGTGATCGACTGCGATCCACCGGCACTCAAAAAGGGACAACCGTGGTACGCTCTGCCGAACGAGACTTTCCACTATACCTTTAGTGTCGGATCCCCAACATACGCGAAAGACCTAGTCGACGCTGACCTCGCACCGTCGGTGGCGGCAAGACGCATCAGCTCCTGGATGCGCAACTACTTCGAAGCAAGGCTGAACCATGGAGTCACTTGA
- a CDS encoding acyl carrier protein: MEAELKELIIGVLVLEDITPEEISSTDALFGEGLGLDSIDALEIAMGLEKRYEVQVGDDPEENAKHFANVRGLATFVSENRKK; this comes from the coding sequence CTGGAGGCAGAGCTGAAGGAGCTGATCATCGGCGTGCTCGTACTGGAAGACATCACGCCTGAGGAGATCAGCAGCACGGACGCGCTCTTCGGCGAGGGTCTGGGCTTGGACTCGATCGATGCGCTGGAAATCGCGATGGGGCTAGAGAAGCGCTACGAAGTCCAGGTTGGCGACGATCCGGAGGAGAACGCGAAGCACTTTGCGAATGTTCGCGGCCTGGCCACCTTCGTGTCCGAAAATCGCAAGAAGTAG
- a CDS encoding acyl carrier protein: MTKEQIFQQVSEILVQSFELDPDEILLSAHLIDDLDLDSIDAIDLAVGLQDETGLDVAEEELREIRRVEDIVELVHRRLQDV; encoded by the coding sequence ATGACCAAAGAACAGATCTTCCAGCAGGTCAGCGAAATCCTGGTCCAGTCCTTCGAGCTCGACCCCGACGAGATCCTGCTCTCCGCGCACCTGATCGACGATCTGGACCTGGACAGCATTGACGCCATCGACCTTGCCGTCGGGCTTCAGGACGAGACCGGACTCGACGTGGCCGAGGAAGAGCTTCGGGAGATCCGGCGCGTGGAGGACATCGTCGAGCTGGTTCACCGCAGGCTGCAGGACGTGTAG